In one Pseudodesulfovibrio tunisiensis genomic region, the following are encoded:
- a CDS encoding sensor histidine kinase encodes MLGIPFLVGLVVYYNYLQDLERVSNERLTLYESTLNSALQKYEYLPYLVAKTDIAHQLLTTGKDLTEVNMFLEQANLKAGSAALYILNPDGIVVAASNWREKNNFVGLNLSFRPYFKDALRGNDGKFFGVGVTVGKPGFYISHPILVNRKVVGVATVKIVLSQLEALWQEGGETVFVADSNGVIVLSSRPSWKYRTLAALSSDILDTIHERWQYPELKLKYLPSKRTSRMGAMEEVTIGTERFLEKTRSIPDMDWEIRYLMQQDALWERTLGTSLTSFVLVGLAILTRLFLRERRQKEISRQQAIEAERVRAINRQLAQEIEERKRTEQELREAQEELIQAGKLAALGEMSTAVAHELNQPIAAIKTYIASCKLMMARNKPERLEETLTKISDLGDRLAKVTGNLKSFVRKSSNKKSEFDLRLAINESLTLMKHQFQVEACDLKLTLPDEPVFILGDRVRLEQVLINLFRNALDSLQGTPSPFVGVTLSLGMEHAKIHVWDNGPGIASEVGKRLFEPFVTTKKDGVGVGLGLSISYKIIKEMGGEIRGGNRDGSGAEFVIRLPLSKPLEEG; translated from the coding sequence ATGCTTGGAATCCCCTTTCTCGTGGGACTGGTGGTCTATTACAATTATCTTCAGGACCTGGAGCGGGTCTCCAACGAACGCCTGACCCTGTATGAAAGCACGCTCAATTCCGCCCTGCAGAAATACGAATACCTGCCCTATCTCGTTGCCAAGACCGATATCGCGCACCAACTCCTGACCACGGGCAAGGACCTCACCGAAGTCAACATGTTTCTGGAACAGGCCAATCTCAAGGCCGGGTCCGCAGCCCTGTACATCCTCAATCCCGATGGCATCGTGGTGGCAGCCAGCAATTGGCGGGAAAAGAACAACTTCGTCGGTCTGAACCTGAGTTTCCGCCCGTACTTCAAGGACGCCCTGCGCGGAAACGACGGAAAATTCTTCGGTGTGGGCGTAACCGTGGGCAAGCCCGGGTTCTACATTTCCCATCCCATTCTCGTGAATCGCAAGGTCGTGGGCGTGGCCACGGTCAAGATCGTGCTCTCCCAGCTGGAAGCCCTGTGGCAGGAGGGCGGCGAAACCGTATTCGTGGCCGACTCCAACGGCGTGATCGTGCTGTCCAGTCGTCCGTCATGGAAGTATCGTACGCTGGCAGCGCTCTCCTCGGACATTCTGGACACCATTCACGAGCGTTGGCAGTACCCGGAACTCAAGCTCAAGTACCTGCCCTCCAAACGCACGTCCCGCATGGGTGCCATGGAGGAAGTGACCATCGGCACCGAACGTTTTCTGGAAAAGACCCGATCCATCCCGGACATGGACTGGGAAATCCGCTACCTCATGCAGCAGGATGCCCTGTGGGAACGCACGCTGGGGACCTCCCTCACCTCCTTTGTTCTGGTGGGACTCGCCATCCTGACACGACTTTTCCTGCGTGAACGTCGCCAGAAGGAGATATCCCGCCAGCAGGCCATCGAGGCCGAACGCGTCCGGGCCATCAACCGGCAGCTTGCTCAGGAAATCGAGGAACGCAAACGCACGGAACAGGAATTGCGCGAGGCGCAGGAGGAACTCATTCAGGCGGGCAAACTGGCCGCGCTCGGGGAAATGTCCACGGCCGTGGCACACGAGCTGAACCAGCCCATTGCGGCCATCAAGACCTACATTGCGAGCTGCAAGCTCATGATGGCACGCAACAAGCCGGAAAGACTGGAAGAAACGCTAACGAAAATATCGGACCTCGGCGACAGGCTGGCCAAGGTCACGGGCAACCTGAAATCCTTTGTACGCAAATCCTCGAACAAGAAGAGCGAATTCGATCTCAGATTGGCCATCAATGAATCCCTGACCCTGATGAAGCACCAGTTTCAGGTGGAAGCCTGCGACCTCAAGCTGACCCTGCCCGATGAACCCGTATTCATTCTGGGCGATCGTGTCAGGCTGGAGCAGGTGCTCATCAACCTGTTCCGCAACGCGCTGGATTCGCTCCAGGGCACCCCTTCGCCCTTTGTGGGCGTCACCCTGAGTCTGGGCATGGAGCACGCGAAAATCCATGTCTGGGACAACGGCCCGGGCATTGCGTCCGAGGTCGGCAAACGGCTGTTCGAACCCTTTGTCACCACCAAGAAGGACGGTGTTGGCGTCGGACTCGGACTTTCCATTTCATACAAGATAATCAAGGAGATGGGCGGCGAAATTCGTGGCGGAAACCGAGACGGAAGCGGCGCGGAATTCGTGATTCGCCTGCCCCTGTCCAAACCTTTGGAGGAGGGGTAG
- a CDS encoding PAS domain-containing sensor histidine kinase: MYAILLVSTMLQFAAAFLALRLIPLTGRNWSWTIISIGIFGMAARRLYSLKDVLLGDRIPRMDFELVGLFVSAALFLGLLMLIPLFRTLKQGRDELTECERRFRIVADTTRAWEYWQARDGSFAYMSPACERITGYTRDEFMADPGLLERIVHPDDHETVSRHFALEGEDRDPGYLDFRIRARDGSEHWLVHHCTPVHDENGVYAGIRASNRIIDTRKCTEEALRASRREYQDLVEQALCVVLRMDTSGRISFINSYGADLFGYAAEELLGRHVVGTILPSVDRNGQQSEQTVGSLISKMHGPDFTESECMRKDGSRIWLSWAHSSLRNANGETSEFLSVGLDVTARKAAEAFREDVARIVRHDLKSPLAGIISVPKAMRDDGNLTPEQLELLNALEETGLRMMNMINSSLNLYKMEAGQYEFQAEPVDLVAVAAKAGEDVQKLRTRKVPVRIHLNGRPIRENDSMEVPGDPNLLRNMAENLLLNAVEASDDQPVEIKFETDGKCVMEIRNKLAVPREIRDKFFEKYATSGKSGGTGLGTYSAWLTARVHDGDIAMTTSEETGTCVRVTLPCAKA, translated from the coding sequence ATGTACGCCATACTGCTTGTTTCGACCATGCTGCAATTCGCAGCCGCGTTCCTTGCCCTGCGACTCATCCCTCTCACGGGACGCAACTGGTCCTGGACCATCATCTCCATCGGCATATTCGGCATGGCAGCCCGGCGACTGTACAGTCTCAAGGACGTACTGCTCGGCGACCGCATACCACGCATGGACTTCGAACTGGTCGGCCTGTTCGTTTCCGCGGCCCTGTTCCTCGGTCTTCTCATGCTCATTCCCCTGTTCCGCACCCTGAAGCAGGGACGGGACGAACTGACGGAATGCGAACGACGGTTCCGCATCGTGGCGGACACGACCCGGGCATGGGAATACTGGCAGGCCCGTGACGGTTCCTTTGCCTACATGTCTCCGGCCTGCGAACGCATCACCGGCTACACCCGCGACGAATTCATGGCCGATCCCGGCCTGCTCGAACGCATTGTGCATCCGGACGATCACGAGACCGTTTCCCGACATTTCGCTCTGGAGGGAGAAGACCGCGACCCCGGCTATCTGGACTTCCGCATCAGGGCCAGGGACGGCTCCGAGCACTGGCTGGTGCATCACTGCACCCCGGTCCACGACGAAAACGGAGTGTATGCGGGCATCCGGGCCAGCAACCGCATCATCGACACGCGCAAATGCACGGAGGAAGCCCTGCGCGCCAGTCGCCGGGAGTATCAGGACCTTGTGGAACAGGCCCTGTGCGTGGTGCTCCGCATGGATACCAGCGGACGCATTTCCTTCATCAACAGCTACGGGGCGGATCTTTTCGGATATGCCGCCGAAGAGCTTCTCGGCAGACACGTCGTCGGGACCATACTGCCTTCGGTGGATCGAAACGGTCAGCAATCCGAACAGACCGTCGGCAGCCTCATTTCGAAAATGCATGGCCCGGACTTCACGGAATCCGAATGCATGCGCAAGGACGGTTCCCGCATATGGCTCTCCTGGGCGCATTCGAGCCTGCGCAACGCCAACGGAGAGACCTCGGAATTCCTTTCCGTAGGGCTGGACGTGACGGCCCGCAAGGCGGCCGAGGCCTTTCGCGAGGATGTAGCGCGCATCGTCCGGCATGATCTCAAGTCCCCGCTCGCCGGAATCATCAGCGTACCCAAGGCCATGCGCGACGACGGAAATCTCACCCCGGAACAGCTGGAGCTTCTGAACGCACTTGAGGAAACCGGGCTGCGCATGATGAACATGATCAACAGCTCCCTGAATCTCTACAAGATGGAAGCCGGGCAATACGAATTTCAGGCCGAACCCGTGGATCTGGTCGCAGTGGCGGCCAAGGCCGGAGAAGATGTGCAGAAACTGCGCACACGCAAGGTGCCTGTCCGTATCCACCTGAACGGCAGGCCGATCCGGGAAAACGATTCCATGGAAGTTCCCGGCGACCCCAATCTGCTGCGAAACATGGCGGAAAATCTGCTGCTCAACGCAGTGGAGGCTTCGGACGACCAGCCTGTGGAAATCAAATTTGAAACGGATGGGAAATGCGTCATGGAAATCCGCAACAAGCTTGCCGTACCACGGGAAATCCGCGACAAATTTTTCGAAAAGTACGCGACTTCGGGCAAGTCGGGCGGAACTGGTCTCGGCACCTACAGTGCATGGTTGACCGCGCGCGTGCATGACGGTGACATCGCCATGACCACGTCCGAGGAAACCGGGACCTGCGTCCGCGTGACCCTGCCCTGCGCCAAGGCATAA
- a CDS encoding MFS transporter, giving the protein MSTNTVEKRSLAEQRIFAVILSSGFLSTLGVGLFSFTMPLVSLDEKVSGAWLGSAFAGYYFAKLLIAPLSGLWADRAGPRTPLLAASLMGAAAPLLYLLHPGMPILYFIQFVMGLVSGLIKPVGLAVLGGSGRQSELSRWFSLHALVFNVALFCGPMVGGILYLNRDMTPIMTGLSLCMALTTVILGIGLPNHIRTRKQRSAMSASARQPSPFDMTALCMALAGRTLGIGMVVTFYPILLSTMLGRHGMVIGATFATPNLVACLGLFLSGHIFRGRPRPMTVVAGMLLSAAGVFALGACRELWQFALAGTIMGLGSAISIPSSMALASSLARSQGKIFGTAHFAAGIGFLVGPLLGGLIIRNYHSIGPAMQVAAILGACLCLPLMVPAFEDQLKWGRRLAWGGALFCTIAMAGFGSLPLVLQKQVIPKSAPGLYYYTDVAMGTVVRLTLVARNETEADAAFDKVLTSMRSIQRDLDFRSASGSIGRINRNAGRNWVTPTPRAYGLLQRTLNLSRLSNGIFDPTVGALTTSPLYYALDETIAQAKKDLVDYRMIIVDETTKRVRLKKRGMALDMGGIAKGTIIDEAVAILRKQGIKAGIVEAGGDFYCFGNRDWTVGVRHPRAQKIYTTVTVREKGVCGSGDYQQFVAIQDEQETILRHHIINPSDMDSAHESVGVTVIANSAEKADALATTLFILGPNRGRAFMREHFPKDAALWFRPDLSVAVTDNFPR; this is encoded by the coding sequence ATGTCTACCAACACTGTAGAAAAACGTTCCCTCGCCGAACAGCGAATATTCGCGGTCATCCTGAGCAGCGGCTTCCTGTCCACGCTCGGGGTCGGCCTGTTTTCCTTCACCATGCCCTTGGTCAGCCTGGACGAAAAGGTGAGCGGGGCATGGCTTGGCAGTGCGTTTGCCGGCTACTACTTCGCCAAGCTGCTGATAGCCCCGCTGTCCGGCCTCTGGGCGGACAGGGCCGGACCGCGCACGCCGCTGCTCGCCGCCTCGCTCATGGGAGCCGCGGCCCCCCTGCTGTATCTCCTGCATCCGGGCATGCCCATCCTGTATTTCATCCAGTTCGTCATGGGACTCGTCTCGGGCCTGATAAAACCCGTGGGCCTCGCCGTGCTCGGTGGGAGTGGCAGGCAGTCGGAGCTTTCCCGATGGTTCAGCCTCCACGCGCTGGTATTCAATGTCGCACTCTTCTGCGGTCCCATGGTCGGCGGCATCCTGTACCTGAATCGCGACATGACGCCCATAATGACCGGATTGTCCCTCTGCATGGCCCTGACCACCGTGATCCTCGGCATCGGTCTGCCGAACCACATCAGGACCCGGAAGCAGCGCAGTGCCATGTCCGCCTCGGCACGACAGCCGTCCCCGTTCGACATGACCGCCCTCTGCATGGCTCTGGCCGGGCGCACTCTGGGCATCGGCATGGTCGTCACCTTCTATCCCATCCTGCTCTCCACCATGCTGGGCAGACACGGCATGGTCATCGGCGCAACATTCGCCACGCCCAATCTGGTGGCCTGCCTGGGGCTGTTCCTGTCCGGCCACATATTCCGCGGACGTCCCCGCCCCATGACCGTGGTGGCGGGCATGCTCCTGAGCGCAGCCGGAGTTTTCGCCCTCGGAGCATGCCGGGAACTCTGGCAGTTCGCTCTGGCCGGGACCATCATGGGCCTTGGATCGGCCATCTCCATTCCCAGTTCCATGGCTCTGGCCTCCTCTCTTGCCCGCAGTCAGGGAAAAATCTTCGGAACCGCACATTTTGCTGCGGGAATCGGCTTTCTTGTCGGCCCGCTGCTAGGCGGACTCATCATCCGGAACTATCACTCCATAGGCCCGGCCATGCAGGTCGCCGCCATTCTCGGTGCCTGCCTGTGCCTGCCGCTCATGGTTCCGGCCTTTGAGGACCAGCTCAAATGGGGCCGCCGTCTGGCATGGGGCGGAGCCCTGTTCTGCACCATCGCCATGGCCGGATTCGGTTCCCTGCCTCTTGTCCTGCAGAAGCAGGTCATCCCCAAATCCGCGCCCGGCCTGTATTATTACACCGATGTGGCCATGGGCACCGTGGTGCGCCTCACTCTGGTGGCCCGCAACGAAACCGAAGCGGACGCGGCCTTTGACAAGGTGCTCACCTCCATGCGCTCGATCCAGCGCGATCTCGATTTCCGTTCCGCCAGCGGCTCCATCGGCCGCATCAACCGAAACGCAGGCCGGAACTGGGTCACTCCCACGCCTCGCGCCTACGGTCTGCTTCAGCGCACCCTGAACCTGAGCCGCCTTTCAAACGGCATTTTCGATCCCACGGTCGGTGCGCTGACCACTTCGCCCCTGTATTACGCTCTGGACGAAACAATAGCCCAGGCCAAAAAGGATCTCGTGGACTACCGCATGATCATTGTCGACGAGACCACCAAGCGCGTGCGGCTCAAGAAACGGGGCATGGCCCTGGACATGGGCGGCATAGCCAAGGGCACCATCATCGATGAAGCCGTGGCCATACTCAGAAAGCAGGGCATCAAGGCAGGCATTGTCGAAGCTGGCGGCGACTTCTACTGTTTCGGCAACCGCGACTGGACCGTGGGCGTCCGCCATCCCCGGGCCCAGAAAATCTACACCACGGTCACGGTGCGGGAAAAGGGCGTCTGCGGCTCCGGCGACTATCAGCAGTTCGTGGCCATCCAGGACGAGCAGGAAACCATTCTCCGCCATCACATCATCAATCCTTCGGACATGGACTCCGCCCACGAATCCGTAGGCGTGACGGTCATCGCGAACTCGGCGGAAAAAGCCGACGCCCTTGCCACGACCCTGTTCATCCTCGGCCCGAACAGGGGGCGCGCATTCATGCGGGAGCACTTTCCCAAGGATGCGGCGCTCTGGTTCAGACCCGATCTGTCCGTTGCCGTGACCGACAATTTCCCGAGATGA
- a CDS encoding sigma-54-dependent transcriptional regulator has product MPQVILVDDEQSVRDSARQWLELSDFTVEDYPDAREALGTIARNYAGIVLSDVKMPGLDGLAFQKEIAKIDPDIPVVLFTGHGDIAMAVEAIRGGAYDFVEKPFDPERIVETIKRALEKRQLILENRRLKEELASNQGLESRLVGTSRPMRELKQEIAHIAPTIANVLIIGETGTGKEVIARSIHNLSGRKKGPSLALNCAAIPVNMAESELFGHKPGAFTGAQGKRIGKLEAANGGTLFLDELSSMPMDVQSKLLRALECKEITPLGGNTPQPVEFRLISAMNENPRKAIEEGRLREDLYFRINTVELRVPPLRERKDDIPMLFSFFLERAADTYGKAVEPLSPESLTIMMGHDWPGNVRELKSLAERYVLSALPPNERISKLLSTRNVDQHASSVCLRDQVATFEQHIIREALARHNGNIKKVIADLRVPRRTLNEKMAKYGLKRS; this is encoded by the coding sequence ATGCCCCAGGTCATTCTTGTCGACGACGAGCAATCTGTCCGGGATTCGGCCCGGCAATGGCTCGAACTTTCCGACTTCACCGTGGAGGACTATCCGGACGCGCGGGAAGCACTGGGCACCATTGCCCGCAACTATGCCGGAATCGTGCTCTCGGACGTGAAAATGCCCGGGCTGGACGGTCTGGCCTTTCAAAAGGAAATCGCCAAGATCGATCCGGACATCCCGGTCGTGCTCTTCACCGGCCACGGCGACATTGCCATGGCCGTGGAAGCCATCCGGGGCGGAGCCTACGATTTCGTGGAAAAGCCGTTCGATCCGGAGCGCATCGTGGAAACCATCAAGCGCGCTCTGGAAAAGCGCCAGCTCATTCTGGAAAACCGACGCCTCAAGGAAGAACTGGCCAGCAATCAGGGACTCGAATCCCGGTTGGTCGGCACCAGCAGGCCCATGCGCGAACTCAAGCAGGAAATCGCCCACATCGCGCCCACCATCGCCAATGTCCTGATCATCGGCGAAACCGGCACGGGCAAGGAAGTCATTGCCCGGTCCATCCACAACCTGAGCGGCCGGAAAAAAGGTCCGTCACTGGCCCTGAACTGCGCCGCCATTCCCGTGAACATGGCGGAAAGCGAACTCTTCGGCCACAAGCCCGGCGCATTCACCGGTGCGCAGGGCAAGCGCATCGGCAAGCTGGAAGCGGCCAACGGCGGCACCCTGTTTCTGGACGAGCTCAGTTCCATGCCCATGGACGTGCAGAGCAAGCTGCTGCGCGCTCTGGAATGCAAGGAGATCACCCCGCTCGGGGGCAACACGCCCCAGCCCGTGGAGTTTCGGCTGATTTCCGCCATGAACGAAAATCCGCGCAAGGCCATTGAAGAAGGCAGGCTCAGGGAAGACCTGTATTTCCGCATAAATACCGTTGAATTGCGCGTCCCTCCCCTGCGGGAACGCAAGGACGACATCCCCATGCTGTTCTCCTTCTTTCTGGAACGCGCGGCCGACACCTACGGCAAGGCCGTGGAGCCGCTCTCCCCGGAAAGCCTGACCATCATGATGGGCCATGACTGGCCCGGCAACGTGCGGGAACTCAAGAGTCTGGCCGAACGCTACGTGCTCTCGGCCCTGCCTCCCAACGAGCGCATCTCCAAGCTGCTCTCCACGCGCAACGTGGACCAGCACGCCTCCTCTGTCTGCCTCAGGGATCAGGTCGCCACGTTCGAACAGCACATCATTCGGGAAGCCCTGGCCCGCCACAACGGCAATATCAAGAAGGTCATTGCGGACCTCCGCGTCCCCCGTCGCACCCTCAATGAAAAGATGGCCAAATACGGCCTGAAACGTTCCTAA
- the nadD gene encoding nicotinate (nicotinamide) nucleotide adenylyltransferase, translated as MNIGILGGSFNPVHTGHVRMGIEVLESLRLDRVDLMPANVPPHKGFEGMLPFSLRLELVRRAVEDIPGLGVTAIEGERPGPSYTYDTMRQLTADHPQDHFHFLLGASTFLELCKWNQGLEIVHFVSLTVVNRWEAAGEVAGFVHDHWPEAERCDKGVWTFDAGTEIRVVDIPRLDIKGGHIRDRWRAGRSLRLLVPDGVKRTLDRESEIVAAHWGERESR; from the coding sequence ATGAACATCGGCATACTCGGGGGCAGCTTCAACCCCGTGCATACCGGACACGTCCGCATGGGCATCGAGGTGCTCGAATCCCTGCGTCTGGACCGCGTGGACCTCATGCCCGCCAATGTGCCGCCCCACAAGGGTTTCGAGGGCATGCTGCCCTTCAGCCTGCGTCTGGAACTCGTGCGCCGGGCCGTGGAAGACATTCCGGGACTGGGCGTGACCGCCATCGAAGGCGAACGGCCCGGCCCTTCCTATACCTACGACACCATGCGCCAGCTCACCGCCGACCACCCGCAGGACCACTTCCACTTCCTGCTCGGCGCATCCACGTTTCTGGAACTGTGCAAATGGAATCAGGGGCTGGAAATCGTGCATTTCGTGTCCCTGACCGTGGTCAACCGCTGGGAGGCTGCGGGCGAGGTCGCAGGCTTCGTGCACGACCACTGGCCCGAGGCCGAACGGTGCGACAAGGGGGTATGGACGTTTGACGCGGGTACGGAAATCCGGGTCGTGGACATTCCCCGGCTGGACATCAAGGGCGGACATATCCGCGACAGATGGCGCGCCGGACGCAGCCTGCGTCTGCTTGTGCCGGACGGCGTGAAACGCACGCTGGACCGGGAATCCGAAATCGTGGCCGCCCACTGGGGCGAACGCGAATCGCGATAG
- a CDS encoding indolepyruvate oxidoreductase subunit beta: MRDVKPIRIFMTGVGGQGTLTATTLLAKTVLSQGLPVTSGEIHGMAQRGGVVESTVLIGCKSPKIGPGEADILLGFEPMETLRALPYLKPGGAVFSSTEFMPPLSVAMGKQESVTLDEVKAKVAACTDNAHYLPCQSLGLEAGAVQSGNVALLAAMCAGGALPFGPEALESAMRVNLPAKILDVNLKALELGVAAVRNA; this comes from the coding sequence ATGCGTGATGTGAAGCCCATTCGCATATTCATGACCGGCGTGGGCGGACAGGGCACCCTGACCGCCACAACCCTGCTGGCGAAAACCGTTCTGTCCCAGGGCCTGCCCGTGACCTCCGGCGAGATTCACGGCATGGCCCAGCGCGGCGGCGTGGTGGAATCCACGGTGCTCATCGGCTGCAAGAGTCCCAAGATCGGCCCGGGCGAAGCAGACATCCTGCTCGGCTTCGAGCCCATGGAAACCCTGCGCGCCCTGCCCTATCTGAAGCCGGGTGGCGCCGTGTTCTCCAGCACCGAATTCATGCCGCCCCTGTCCGTGGCCATGGGCAAGCAGGAAAGCGTGACCCTCGACGAGGTCAAGGCCAAGGTGGCCGCGTGCACGGACAACGCCCACTACCTGCCCTGCCAATCCCTGGGACTGGAAGCCGGAGCCGTGCAGAGCGGCAATGTCGCGCTTCTGGCCGCCATGTGCGCAGGCGGAGCGCTGCCCTTCGGCCCCGAAGCGCTGGAGTCGGCCATGCGGGTCAACCTCCCGGCCAAGATTCTCGACGTCAACCTCAAAGCCCTGGAGCTCGGCGTGGCGGCTGTCCGCAACGCATAG
- a CDS encoding sigma-54-dependent Fis family transcriptional regulator, whose product MPHYQDTSNLSYLLTLKKVQQELVRRAPLEECLNGLLRILAEDMEYVRAFMVILDPKTENLKLSLTYSPAQAEDVTYSPGRGVIGRVFDSGKSISIPRMSDDPEFLNKAFGRSEEELRKLGFICVPVVNRRKEEDEVIGALSVDVPLIPAEDLRAHMQFLEVVADIIAGYVAQLQEEMAAQTHHLAQGLMVNMDAPPPKNFVAASKAMRLVLRQTKQVAPSRATALLRGESGTGKELLAEYIHSASPRADKPLIKLNCAALPSELIESELFGHQKGAFTGAFQTKRGLFEVADQGTLFLDEIGELSLDAQAKVLRAIQEKEIQRVGSEQPITVDVRLICATHQPLEELLEQGRFREDLYYRINVFPIFIPTLKERREDILPLAEHFLDEFSKEYSKEVKRISTPAIELLTMYHWPGNVRELRNCMERSVLLCEEAVIRTYHLPPTLQSAESSATGTNLSFGEAVAKFEQELLVDSLKKTSGNMLQSARDLRVSYRIVNYKVKKYGIDVKRFSQSKPKKGRRKNSPE is encoded by the coding sequence ATGCCTCACTACCAGGACACATCCAATCTCTCCTATCTGCTGACCCTGAAAAAGGTGCAGCAGGAACTCGTTCGCCGCGCTCCGCTCGAGGAGTGCCTGAACGGGTTGCTGCGAATCCTTGCCGAGGACATGGAATACGTCCGGGCATTCATGGTCATTCTGGACCCGAAAACCGAGAACCTGAAACTCTCGCTCACCTACAGCCCGGCACAGGCCGAGGACGTGACCTACTCGCCCGGACGCGGCGTGATAGGCCGGGTGTTCGACAGCGGAAAGTCCATCAGCATTCCGCGCATGTCCGACGACCCGGAATTTCTGAACAAGGCGTTCGGCAGAAGCGAGGAGGAACTCAGGAAACTCGGCTTCATCTGCGTGCCGGTGGTCAACCGGCGCAAGGAGGAGGACGAGGTCATCGGCGCGCTCTCCGTGGACGTGCCCCTGATCCCGGCCGAAGACCTCAGGGCACACATGCAGTTCCTCGAAGTCGTGGCCGACATCATCGCGGGTTACGTGGCCCAGTTGCAGGAAGAGATGGCTGCCCAGACCCACCATCTGGCTCAGGGCCTGATGGTGAACATGGACGCACCGCCGCCCAAGAACTTCGTGGCCGCATCCAAGGCCATGCGCCTTGTGCTCCGCCAGACCAAGCAGGTCGCGCCCAGCCGGGCAACGGCCCTGCTGCGCGGCGAATCCGGCACGGGCAAGGAACTGCTGGCCGAATACATCCATTCGGCCAGTCCGCGCGCGGACAAGCCGCTCATCAAGCTCAACTGCGCGGCCCTGCCGTCCGAGCTGATCGAATCGGAGCTGTTCGGACACCAGAAGGGCGCGTTTACCGGCGCGTTCCAGACCAAGCGCGGCCTGTTCGAGGTAGCGGATCAGGGCACCCTGTTCCTGGACGAAATAGGCGAACTCTCTCTGGATGCGCAGGCCAAGGTGCTGCGCGCCATTCAGGAAAAGGAAATCCAGCGCGTGGGCAGCGAACAGCCCATCACCGTGGACGTGCGCCTGATCTGCGCCACGCACCAGCCGCTGGAGGAACTTCTGGAACAGGGCAGATTCCGTGAGGATCTGTACTACCGCATCAACGTGTTCCCGATCTTCATTCCCACGCTCAAGGAGCGGCGCGAGGACATCCTGCCTCTGGCCGAGCACTTTCTGGACGAATTCTCCAAGGAGTACAGCAAGGAGGTCAAACGCATCTCCACTCCGGCCATCGAACTGCTGACCATGTACCACTGGCCCGGCAACGTGCGCGAGCTGCGCAACTGCATGGAACGCTCGGTGCTGCTGTGCGAGGAGGCGGTCATCCGCACCTATCACCTGCCCCCCACGCTCCAGTCCGCGGAAAGCTCGGCCACCGGGACCAACCTCTCCTTTGGCGAGGCCGTGGCCAAGTTCGAACAGGAACTGCTCGTGGACTCCCTGAAAAAGACCTCGGGCAACATGCTCCAGTCCGCAAGGGATTTGCGCGTGTCCTACCGCATCGTGAACTACAAGGTGAAGAAGTACGGCATCGACGTGAAACGATTCTCCCAGAGCAAGCCCAAGAAGGGGCGTCGAAAGAATTCGCCGGAATAG
- a CDS encoding succinate dehydrogenase/fumarate reductase cytochrome b subunit — MLKTNTTSVAGLSRVDAGLDWLQMLTGASLILFMWCHMLLVSSVVISPSIMNAIAEFFEATYMAQVGGPLIFLTFLLHFVLAARKIPFRVEGQSTIWAHAKMLKHRDTWLWVVQAVTAMIILILGAIHMWVVLNDLPITAAKSAARMQHFWWFVFYMILLPCVELHVSVGFYRIGVKWGFVKSEQRQGFKKFETTLFSIFMAIGIITLIRFVTLG; from the coding sequence ATGCTGAAAACCAACACGACATCCGTAGCAGGCCTGTCCCGTGTCGACGCCGGTCTTGACTGGCTTCAGATGCTCACGGGCGCAAGTCTCATTCTGTTCATGTGGTGTCACATGCTGCTCGTTTCTTCAGTGGTGATCTCGCCGAGCATCATGAACGCCATCGCCGAGTTCTTCGAGGCCACCTACATGGCTCAGGTCGGCGGTCCCCTGATCTTTCTGACATTCCTGCTTCACTTCGTGCTTGCCGCGCGGAAGATTCCGTTTCGCGTGGAAGGGCAAAGCACCATCTGGGCTCACGCAAAGATGCTGAAACACCGCGACACATGGCTGTGGGTCGTTCAGGCCGTCACCGCCATGATCATCCTGATTCTCGGTGCCATCCACATGTGGGTCGTGCTCAACGACCTGCCCATCACCGCGGCCAAGTCCGCCGCGCGCATGCAGCACTTCTGGTGGTTCGTGTTCTACATGATCCTGCTTCCCTGCGTCGAACTCCACGTCAGCGTCGGCTTCTACCGCATCGGCGTGAAATGGGGATTCGTCAAATCCGAGCAGCGTCAGGGTTTCAAGAAGTTCGAGACCACGTTGTTCTCCATCTTCATGGCCATCGGCATCATTACCCTGATCCGCTTTGTAACGTTAGGCTAA